In a genomic window of Ralstonia nicotianae:
- the yaaA gene encoding peroxide stress protein YaaA — translation MIIVLSPAKSLDYDTPPRIKTHTLPDFIERSAVLIETLCKLSPAQIGTLMHISDPLAVLNANRYGDWSTEFTTDNSKQAVLAFDGDVYGGLDANTLSADDLQFAQQHLRILSGLYGVLRPLDRMQPYRLEMGTRLANPGGKDLYAFWGDDVTLALNALLQADDAPVLVNLASEEYFKVVRPKVLKARIVTPVFEDWKGGRYKIISFYAKRARGLMARYAIEHRIADPRKLKHFDAEGYAFAAEASDDERWVFRRKAA, via the coding sequence ATGATCATCGTCCTCTCGCCGGCCAAGTCGCTGGACTACGATACACCGCCGCGCATCAAGACCCACACGCTGCCCGATTTCATCGAGCGCTCCGCTGTCCTGATCGAAACGCTGTGCAAGCTTTCCCCGGCCCAGATCGGCACGCTGATGCACATCTCCGACCCGCTGGCGGTGCTCAACGCCAACCGCTACGGCGACTGGTCCACCGAGTTCACCACCGACAACAGCAAGCAGGCCGTGCTCGCCTTCGACGGCGATGTCTACGGCGGGCTCGATGCCAACACGCTGTCGGCCGACGATCTGCAGTTCGCGCAGCAGCATCTGCGGATCCTGTCGGGCCTGTACGGCGTGCTGCGCCCGCTCGACCGGATGCAGCCATATCGACTCGAGATGGGCACGCGCCTGGCCAATCCGGGCGGCAAGGATCTCTACGCGTTCTGGGGCGACGACGTCACGCTCGCGCTCAACGCGCTGCTCCAGGCGGACGACGCCCCGGTCCTGGTCAACCTGGCCTCCGAGGAGTACTTCAAGGTGGTGCGGCCCAAGGTGCTGAAGGCGCGCATCGTCACGCCCGTCTTCGAAGACTGGAAGGGCGGCCGGTACAAGATCATCTCGTTCTATGCCAAGCGGGCGCGCGGGCTGATGGCGCGCTATGCGATCGAGCACCGCATCGCCGATCCGCGCAAGCTCAAGCACTTCGACGCGGAAGGCTACGCGTTTGCCGCCGAAGCCTCCGACGATGAGCGCTGGGTCTTCCGCCGCAAGGCCGCCTGA
- a CDS encoding M14 family metallopeptidase has product MTATQPYLSSTFDSGAIEIVDAARADAIRLRIRRDSHADFTQWFHFRLQGVQGQACRLVLENAGECTYPAGWKDYQAVASYDRQHWFRVPTRYDGRALTIELTPEHDSLWFAYFEPYPDERHLSLVAAAQAAPGVRTRRLGQTVQGRDMTCITVGEPGPGKKTVWLIARQHPGETMAEWFVEGLLARLTRQGAWRGDPLGRVLAERTVFHIVPNMNPDGSSLGNLRTNAAGANLNREWMEPNAETSPEVLCVRQAIEATGVDLFFDIHGDEALPYVFIAGSEMLPGFTDAQRADQARFAAAFLRASPDFQTRFGYEASKYDQDALKLASKYIGHTFGCLSLTLEMPFKDNANLPDARVGWDGARSAALGAAMLQAILEYLG; this is encoded by the coding sequence ATGACCGCCACCCAGCCGTATCTCTCCAGCACGTTCGACAGCGGCGCCATCGAGATCGTCGATGCCGCGCGCGCCGACGCCATCCGGCTGCGCATCCGCCGCGATTCGCACGCGGACTTCACGCAGTGGTTCCACTTCCGCCTGCAGGGCGTGCAGGGGCAGGCGTGCCGGCTGGTGCTGGAGAACGCCGGCGAGTGCACGTACCCGGCCGGCTGGAAGGACTACCAGGCCGTCGCGTCCTACGACCGGCAGCACTGGTTCCGCGTGCCGACGCGCTACGACGGCCGGGCGCTCACCATCGAGCTCACGCCCGAGCACGACAGCCTCTGGTTCGCCTATTTCGAGCCGTATCCCGATGAGCGCCACCTGTCGCTGGTGGCAGCGGCGCAAGCCGCGCCGGGTGTGCGCACGCGGCGCCTGGGGCAGACGGTGCAGGGCCGCGACATGACCTGCATCACCGTGGGCGAGCCCGGTCCGGGCAAGAAGACGGTGTGGCTCATCGCGCGCCAGCATCCGGGTGAAACGATGGCCGAGTGGTTCGTCGAAGGGCTGCTCGCCCGCCTGACGCGCCAGGGCGCATGGCGCGGTGACCCGCTGGGCCGCGTGCTGGCCGAGCGCACCGTTTTCCACATCGTGCCGAACATGAACCCTGATGGTTCGTCGCTCGGCAACCTGCGCACCAACGCCGCCGGCGCCAACCTGAACCGCGAGTGGATGGAGCCGAACGCCGAGACCAGCCCCGAAGTCCTGTGCGTGCGCCAGGCCATCGAAGCCACCGGCGTCGACCTGTTCTTCGACATCCACGGCGATGAGGCGCTGCCCTACGTGTTCATCGCGGGCAGCGAGATGCTGCCGGGCTTCACCGACGCCCAGCGCGCCGATCAGGCGCGCTTCGCCGCGGCGTTCCTGCGCGCCTCGCCCGATTTCCAGACACGGTTCGGCTACGAGGCCAGCAAGTACGACCAGGACGCGCTCAAGCTGGCCTCCAAGTACATCGGCCACACCTTCGGCTGCCTGTCGCTGACGCTGGAAATGCCGTTCAAGGACAACGCCAACCTGCCCGATGCCCGGGTCGGCTGGGATGGCGCCCGCAGCGCCGCGCTGGGCGCGGCCATGCTGCAGGCGATTCTCGAATATCTGGGCTGA
- a CDS encoding BspC domain-containing protein, with amino-acid sequence MLRPSLLCLGIVALLAACSNLQNPAPEDTAPANASTASPTSNPTPAQPTGTAPALALGTPDGNGNTTINLPPKDKMSLSEYRAQTRDRLIQSEHARPDVADCAAHASWIVPRSTNFDQFRLPTGALSEGQAKVEPWDSRFSQSKQGAIKVSSVVSFNAAVHKRGTPGDQWEPVHVRCGYDEGMMLAYELLDANGQPFASPAAASSSSARVHCKRGRHCSAGTHGKAAKGKASAKSAKGAAKAKKTKKSNAG; translated from the coding sequence ATGTTGCGTCCTTCCCTACTCTGTCTCGGCATCGTCGCGCTGCTGGCCGCCTGCTCCAATCTGCAGAACCCTGCGCCGGAAGACACCGCCCCGGCCAACGCCAGTACCGCCAGCCCGACGTCAAACCCCACGCCGGCCCAGCCGACCGGCACCGCGCCGGCCCTTGCCCTCGGCACGCCTGACGGCAACGGCAACACGACCATCAACCTGCCGCCCAAGGACAAGATGAGCCTGTCCGAGTACCGCGCGCAGACCCGCGACCGGCTGATCCAGAGCGAACATGCCCGTCCCGACGTGGCCGACTGCGCCGCGCATGCCAGCTGGATCGTGCCGCGCTCGACCAACTTCGACCAGTTCCGCCTGCCCACGGGGGCCCTGTCCGAAGGACAGGCCAAGGTGGAGCCATGGGACTCGCGCTTCTCGCAAAGCAAGCAGGGCGCGATCAAGGTATCGAGCGTGGTCAGCTTCAACGCGGCCGTGCACAAGCGCGGCACGCCCGGCGACCAGTGGGAGCCGGTGCACGTGCGCTGCGGCTACGACGAAGGGATGATGCTGGCGTACGAGCTGCTCGACGCCAACGGCCAGCCGTTCGCCAGCCCGGCAGCGGCATCGTCGTCGTCCGCGCGCGTGCATTGCAAGCGCGGCCGCCATTGCTCGGCCGGCACGCACGGCAAGGCCGCCAAGGGCAAGGCGTCCGCCAAATCGGCCAAGGGCGCCGCCAAGGCCAAGAAGACCAAGAAGTCGAACGCCGGCTGA
- a CDS encoding ABC transporter substrate-binding protein encodes MNPRPLLRALIRTVAACVLAGAAATPLAARADDLRIGLAADVTSMDPHWNNAGPNNAMALHIFESLVFLDKNGRYAPGLATAWKAVDANTWEIKLRPGVKWSDGTPFTGEDVKASIERPARLTNSPGPFTSYTKSITGVQIVDPLTVRLKLSIPNYASIPNDLNSLPIIPKKVANATQADFDAGRAMIGTGPFLFDHFTRGQEIVLKKNPSYWGHAPQWDKVTFKIITDNAARTAALLAGDVDVVEAVPAADVPRIRQNKAFHLEQQVSWRTLFWQMDQSRDASPFITDRAGKPLAKNPFKDRRVREAVALAINRDAIVTRVLEGQGVVASSIVSPQIFGHPGGKPIPYDPEGAKKLLAQAGYPDGFGLTLHATNNRYLNDAQVAQTTAQLLTRVGIQTKVETLPVAAYFSRARQGEFSFMMLGWGSVAADVALRSILGTPNPQTGYGTWNWGRYSNPELDKLVQASLSTVSGDQAHEQAAKAAARFAQNDYAIIASHHQLATWAMRKGIRYEARTDEWSLAHLFTRQ; translated from the coding sequence ATGAACCCACGCCCCCTGCTTCGCGCCCTGATCCGCACCGTCGCCGCCTGCGTGCTGGCGGGCGCCGCCGCCACGCCGCTGGCCGCGCGCGCCGACGACCTGCGCATCGGCCTGGCCGCCGATGTGACCTCGATGGACCCGCACTGGAACAACGCCGGGCCCAACAACGCGATGGCGCTGCACATCTTCGAATCGCTGGTGTTCCTCGACAAGAACGGCCGCTACGCGCCGGGCCTGGCCACCGCATGGAAGGCCGTCGACGCCAATACGTGGGAGATCAAGCTGCGCCCGGGCGTCAAATGGAGCGACGGCACGCCCTTCACGGGCGAAGACGTGAAGGCATCGATCGAGCGCCCGGCGCGGCTGACCAACAGCCCGGGGCCGTTCACCAGCTACACCAAGTCGATCACCGGCGTGCAGATCGTCGATCCGCTGACGGTGCGGCTGAAGCTGTCGATCCCGAACTACGCCAGCATCCCGAACGACCTGAACAGCCTGCCGATCATCCCGAAGAAGGTGGCCAATGCCACACAGGCCGACTTCGACGCCGGCCGCGCCATGATCGGCACCGGCCCGTTCCTGTTCGACCACTTCACGCGCGGGCAGGAGATCGTGCTGAAGAAGAACCCGAGCTACTGGGGCCACGCGCCGCAGTGGGACAAGGTGACCTTCAAGATCATCACCGACAACGCCGCGCGCACGGCCGCGCTGCTGGCGGGCGACGTGGACGTGGTGGAAGCCGTGCCCGCCGCCGATGTGCCGCGCATCCGGCAGAACAAGGCCTTCCACCTGGAGCAGCAGGTGTCGTGGCGCACCCTCTTCTGGCAGATGGACCAGAGCCGCGACGCCTCGCCGTTCATCACCGACCGCGCCGGCAAGCCGCTCGCGAAGAACCCGTTCAAGGACCGCCGCGTGCGCGAGGCGGTGGCGCTGGCCATCAACCGCGATGCCATCGTCACGCGCGTGCTCGAAGGCCAGGGCGTGGTCGCATCCAGCATCGTGTCGCCGCAGATCTTCGGACACCCGGGCGGCAAGCCCATCCCGTACGACCCCGAAGGCGCGAAGAAGCTGCTGGCGCAGGCCGGCTACCCCGACGGCTTCGGGCTCACGCTGCATGCCACCAACAACCGCTACCTGAACGACGCACAGGTCGCCCAGACCACGGCGCAGTTGCTCACGCGCGTCGGCATCCAGACCAAGGTGGAGACGCTGCCGGTGGCGGCCTACTTCTCCAGGGCGCGCCAGGGCGAGTTCTCGTTCATGATGCTGGGCTGGGGCTCGGTGGCGGCGGACGTGGCGCTGCGCAGCATCCTCGGCACGCCCAACCCGCAGACCGGCTATGGCACCTGGAACTGGGGCCGCTACAGCAATCCGGAGCTCGACAAGCTGGTGCAAGCTTCGCTGTCCACTGTCTCGGGCGACCAGGCCCACGAGCAGGCCGCCAAGGCCGCGGCGCGCTTCGCGCAGAACGACTACGCCATCATTGCGTCGCATCACCAGCTCGCCACCTGGGCGATGCGCAAGGGCATCCGCTATGAAGCGCGGACCGACGAATGGTCGCTCGCGCATCTGTTCACCCGGCAATGA
- a CDS encoding DUF2863 family protein, whose protein sequence is MAGFRSKAPQRLSPDAERLVADALALDASGSRIEDVYWEQRLSERLSRLLKNGSQSALDAALDHLFKHNEEASDVLAEQAETLAESAVLSSGGVEYDALLIAAPILAHTRYVIPSGAVKPELAQTLQVHLQAHVLASTARVALAPYLYSIDQLPRTHSDTFALTHKLAAYALSGQPPKVDLREMPETAPILADPRYLLAIVVAQHGQPLFRWQEDAKEHHAERTTCLEQWREQVTPTISTLMPGCEFELLLPDAFFLSCRESDKRIRPLTVRAAVNYLQGALELPADRFSAIIGAFGEESIEEYRVAFTVRGEKDLIYGIVWPVYGRDGGATEVSTEGEPGSPLEQICEELRACGIEDIFRHGQLFEPEYCEDCGAPLYADRTAEIVHAEMPEDAPTQQPLFH, encoded by the coding sequence ATGGCAGGTTTTCGCTCCAAGGCCCCCCAACGTCTTTCTCCCGATGCCGAACGGCTCGTCGCCGACGCGCTGGCGCTCGATGCGTCCGGCAGCCGCATCGAAGACGTCTACTGGGAACAACGGCTGTCCGAACGCCTCTCCCGGCTGCTGAAAAACGGCAGCCAGTCCGCGCTCGACGCCGCACTCGACCACCTCTTCAAGCACAACGAGGAAGCTTCCGACGTGCTGGCCGAACAGGCCGAGACGCTGGCTGAATCGGCAGTGCTCAGCTCGGGTGGCGTGGAATACGATGCGCTGCTGATCGCGGCGCCCATCCTCGCGCACACGCGCTATGTGATCCCGTCGGGCGCGGTCAAGCCCGAGCTGGCGCAGACGCTGCAGGTGCATCTGCAGGCACATGTGCTGGCGTCCACCGCCCGCGTGGCGCTGGCGCCGTACCTGTACAGCATCGACCAGCTGCCGCGCACGCACTCCGACACGTTCGCCCTGACGCACAAGCTGGCCGCGTACGCGCTGTCCGGCCAGCCGCCCAAGGTAGACCTGCGCGAGATGCCCGAGACCGCGCCGATCCTGGCCGATCCGCGCTACCTGCTGGCCATCGTGGTCGCCCAGCACGGCCAGCCGCTGTTCCGCTGGCAGGAAGATGCGAAAGAGCATCATGCCGAGCGCACCACCTGCCTGGAGCAATGGCGCGAGCAGGTCACGCCGACCATCTCCACGCTGATGCCGGGCTGCGAATTCGAACTGCTGCTGCCCGACGCCTTCTTCCTGTCGTGCCGCGAATCCGACAAGCGCATCCGGCCGCTGACGGTGCGCGCGGCCGTCAACTACCTGCAGGGCGCGCTGGAGCTGCCCGCCGACCGCTTCTCGGCCATCATCGGCGCCTTCGGTGAGGAATCGATCGAGGAATACCGCGTGGCCTTCACCGTGCGCGGCGAGAAGGACCTGATCTACGGCATCGTCTGGCCGGTCTACGGCCGCGACGGCGGCGCCACCGAGGTCAGCACCGAGGGCGAGCCGGGCAGCCCGCTCGAGCAGATCTGCGAAGAGCTGCGCGCCTGCGGCATCGAAGACATCTTCCGCCACGGCCAGCTGTTCGAGCCCGAGTACTGCGAAGACTGCGGCGCCCCGCTCTACGCCGACCGCACGGCGGAGATCGTCCACGCCGAAATGCCCGAAGACGCGCCGACGCAGCAGCCGCTGTTCCACTGA
- the acnA gene encoding aconitate hydratase AcnA, which yields MPHNLKKTLKTFKINGGQTGKFHSLPQLGKELGVAIERLPVSIRIVLESVLRNCDGKKVTEEHVAQLANWKPNADRVDEIPFVVARVVLQDFTGVPLLADLAAMRNVAERMGKNPKKIEPLVPVDLVVDHSVQVDHFREKKALDLNMQLEFSRNNERYQFMKWGMQAFDTFGVVQPGFGIVHQVNLEYLARGVHKKDGVFYPDTLVGTDSHTTMINGIGVVGWGVGGIEAEAGMLGQPVYFLTPDVVGVELKGRLREGCTATDLVLTITELLRREKVVGKFVEFFGEGTASLSLPDRATIGNMAPEYGATMGFFPVDDKTIDYFKGTGRTKEEIAAFEGYFRAQKLFGVPKAGEIDYTKTLTLDLSTVAPSLAGPKRPQDRIEIGNVKSTFSSLFAKPVAENGFNKKSEDLDKTFTTTNGVDVKSGDVLIAAITSCTNTSNPSVLLAAGLLAKKAVEAGLTVAPHIKTSLAPGSRVVTKYLEAAGLLPYLEKLGFGVTAYGCTTCIGNAGDLTPELNEAIVKNDIVAAAVLSGNRNFEARIHPNIRANFLASPPLVVAYAIAGNVTRDLMTEPVGKGKKGRDIYLGDIWPTSDEIAKLMKFAMNADTFRTNYEQVKKPSKLWANVKGTKGQVYDWPKSTYIAEPPFFEGFGMTPAAASASVKGARALGVFGDSVTTDHISPAGSIKETSPAGKYLLANGVLKADFNSYGSRRGNHEVMMRGTFANVRIKNLMIPAKADGSRVEGGETLFQPSGEQMSIYDAAMKYIAADTPTVVFGGEEYGTGSSRDWAAKGTQLLGVKAVIARSFERIHRSNLVGMGVLPLQFKGNDSAQSLGITGDETFDIEGLEGEIKPQQDVTLVIKRANGETKRAKVLLRIDTPIEVDYYKHGGILPFVLRQLLAA from the coding sequence ATGCCCCACAACCTGAAAAAGACACTCAAAACATTCAAGATCAACGGCGGCCAGACCGGCAAGTTCCATTCCCTGCCGCAACTGGGCAAGGAACTGGGCGTGGCGATCGAGCGCCTGCCGGTTTCGATCCGTATCGTGCTGGAATCCGTGCTGCGCAACTGCGACGGCAAGAAGGTGACCGAAGAGCACGTCGCGCAGTTGGCCAACTGGAAGCCGAACGCTGACCGCGTGGACGAAATCCCGTTCGTGGTCGCCCGCGTGGTGCTGCAGGACTTCACCGGCGTGCCGCTGCTGGCCGACCTGGCCGCCATGCGCAACGTGGCCGAGCGCATGGGCAAGAACCCCAAGAAGATCGAGCCGCTGGTGCCGGTCGACCTGGTGGTGGACCACTCGGTGCAGGTCGATCACTTCCGCGAGAAGAAGGCGCTGGACCTGAACATGCAGCTGGAATTCTCGCGCAACAACGAGCGCTACCAGTTCATGAAGTGGGGCATGCAGGCGTTCGACACGTTCGGCGTGGTGCAGCCGGGCTTCGGCATCGTCCACCAGGTCAACCTGGAATACCTGGCACGCGGTGTCCATAAGAAGGACGGCGTGTTCTACCCGGATACGCTGGTCGGCACCGACAGCCACACCACCATGATCAACGGCATCGGCGTGGTGGGCTGGGGCGTGGGCGGCATCGAGGCGGAAGCCGGCATGCTGGGCCAGCCGGTGTACTTCCTGACGCCGGACGTGGTGGGCGTGGAACTGAAGGGCCGCCTGCGCGAAGGCTGCACGGCCACCGACCTGGTGCTCACCATCACCGAACTGCTGCGCCGCGAAAAGGTGGTCGGCAAGTTCGTCGAGTTCTTCGGCGAAGGCACCGCCAGCCTGTCGCTGCCGGACCGCGCCACCATCGGCAACATGGCCCCGGAATACGGCGCGACCATGGGCTTCTTCCCGGTTGACGACAAGACCATCGACTACTTCAAGGGCACGGGCCGCACGAAGGAAGAAATCGCTGCGTTCGAAGGCTACTTCCGCGCGCAGAAGCTGTTCGGCGTGCCCAAGGCCGGCGAGATCGACTACACCAAGACGCTGACGCTCGACCTGAGCACGGTTGCACCGTCGCTGGCCGGCCCGAAGCGCCCGCAAGACCGCATCGAGATCGGCAACGTGAAGTCGACGTTCTCGTCGCTGTTCGCCAAGCCGGTGGCCGAGAACGGCTTCAACAAGAAGTCGGAAGACCTCGACAAGACCTTCACGACCACCAACGGCGTGGACGTGAAGAGCGGCGACGTGCTGATCGCCGCCATCACCTCGTGCACGAACACGTCCAACCCGAGCGTGCTGCTGGCTGCCGGCCTGCTGGCCAAGAAGGCCGTGGAAGCCGGCCTGACGGTCGCTCCGCACATCAAGACCTCGCTCGCCCCGGGAAGCCGCGTGGTGACGAAGTACCTGGAAGCCGCCGGCCTGCTGCCGTACCTGGAAAAGCTGGGCTTCGGCGTGACGGCCTACGGCTGCACGACCTGCATCGGCAACGCCGGCGACCTGACGCCGGAACTGAACGAGGCCATCGTGAAGAACGACATCGTGGCCGCCGCCGTGCTGTCGGGCAACCGCAACTTTGAAGCGCGCATCCACCCGAACATCCGCGCCAACTTCCTGGCCTCGCCGCCGCTGGTCGTCGCCTACGCGATCGCCGGCAACGTGACGCGCGACCTGATGACCGAGCCGGTCGGCAAGGGCAAGAAGGGCCGCGACATTTACCTGGGCGACATCTGGCCGACCTCGGACGAGATCGCCAAGCTGATGAAGTTCGCGATGAACGCCGACACGTTCCGCACGAACTACGAGCAGGTCAAGAAGCCGTCCAAGCTGTGGGCCAACGTCAAGGGCACGAAGGGCCAGGTCTACGACTGGCCGAAGTCGACCTACATCGCCGAGCCGCCGTTCTTCGAAGGCTTCGGCATGACGCCGGCCGCTGCCTCGGCATCGGTCAAGGGCGCCCGCGCGCTGGGCGTGTTCGGCGATTCCGTGACGACCGACCACATCTCGCCGGCCGGCTCGATCAAGGAAACCTCGCCCGCCGGCAAGTACCTGCTGGCCAACGGCGTGCTCAAGGCCGACTTCAACAGCTACGGCTCGCGCCGCGGCAATCATGAGGTGATGATGCGCGGCACGTTCGCCAACGTGCGCATCAAGAACCTGATGATCCCGGCCAAGGCTGACGGCTCCCGCGTGGAAGGCGGCGAGACGCTGTTCCAGCCGAGCGGCGAACAGATGTCGATCTACGACGCCGCCATGAAGTACATCGCCGCAGACACGCCGACGGTGGTGTTCGGTGGCGAAGAGTACGGCACGGGCAGCTCGCGCGACTGGGCCGCCAAGGGCACGCAGCTGCTGGGCGTGAAGGCCGTGATCGCGCGCAGCTTCGAGCGCATCCACCGCTCAAACCTGGTCGGCATGGGCGTGCTGCCGCTGCAGTTCAAGGGCAATGACTCGGCGCAATCGCTGGGCATCACGGGCGACGAAACCTTCGACATCGAAGGCCTGGAAGGCGAAATCAAGCCGCAACAGGACGTCACCCTGGTGATCAAGCGTGCCAACGGCGAAACCAAGCGCGCGAAGGTGCTGCTGCGCATCGACACGCCGATCGAAGTCGACTACTACAAGCACGGCGGCATCCTGCCGTTCGTGCTGCGTCAGCTGCTGGCCGCGTAA
- a CDS encoding bifunctional 2-methylcitrate dehydratase/aconitate hydratase, with translation MSAPAANIRPKPDKVIVDIVDYVTRFKVDSKAAYETARHCLIDTLGCGLEALSYPACTKLLGPIVPGTVVPNGAKVPGTQFQLDPVQAAFNIGAMIRWLDFNDTWLAAEWGHPSDNLGGILAVADWLSRTNLAGGKQPLAMRDVLTAMIKAHEIQGCIALENAFNQVGLDHIVLVKVATAAVVGQLLGLSREALINAVSLAWVDGQALRTYRHAPNTGSRKSWAAGDATSRGVRLALIARTGEMGYPSALTAKGWGFYDVSFKGRPFRFQRKYGTYVMENVLFKISFPAEFHAQTAAEAAMTLHRAIAKAGKTVDDIEQITIRTHAAAIRIIDKQGPLNNPADRDHCIQYIVAVPLIFGRLTAGDYEDTVARDPRIDALRKKIVCVEDPQFTKDYHDPEKRSIANGITVRFKGKTAPNERALKEVVVEYPIGHRRRRKEGMPLLLEKFRTNLARRFPARQQDAILRASLDQKALEAMPVNEYVDLYVI, from the coding sequence ATGTCCGCGCCGGCTGCGAACATCCGCCCGAAACCCGACAAGGTCATCGTCGACATCGTCGACTACGTGACCCGGTTCAAGGTCGACAGCAAGGCCGCCTATGAAACGGCGCGCCACTGCCTGATCGACACCTTGGGCTGCGGGCTGGAGGCGCTGTCGTATCCGGCGTGCACCAAGCTCCTGGGGCCCATCGTGCCGGGAACCGTCGTGCCGAACGGCGCGAAGGTCCCGGGCACCCAATTCCAGCTCGATCCGGTGCAGGCGGCGTTCAACATCGGCGCCATGATCCGCTGGCTGGATTTCAACGACACGTGGCTGGCCGCCGAATGGGGCCATCCGTCGGACAACCTCGGCGGCATCCTGGCCGTCGCGGACTGGCTGTCCCGCACGAACCTCGCCGGCGGCAAGCAGCCGCTCGCCATGAGGGACGTGCTGACCGCGATGATCAAGGCCCACGAGATCCAGGGCTGCATCGCGCTCGAAAACGCATTCAACCAGGTGGGGCTGGACCACATCGTGCTGGTCAAGGTCGCCACCGCCGCGGTGGTCGGGCAACTGCTCGGGCTGTCGCGCGAGGCGCTCATCAACGCCGTGTCGCTGGCGTGGGTCGATGGCCAGGCGCTGCGCACCTACCGCCATGCCCCGAACACGGGTAGCCGCAAGTCCTGGGCGGCGGGCGACGCCACCAGCCGCGGCGTGCGCCTGGCGCTGATCGCCAGGACCGGCGAGATGGGCTACCCCTCCGCCCTCACCGCCAAGGGCTGGGGCTTCTACGACGTGTCCTTCAAGGGCCGGCCGTTCAGGTTCCAGCGCAAGTACGGCACGTACGTGATGGAAAACGTGCTGTTCAAGATCAGCTTCCCGGCCGAGTTCCATGCGCAGACCGCCGCCGAAGCGGCCATGACACTGCACAGGGCCATTGCCAAGGCCGGCAAGACCGTCGATGACATCGAGCAGATCACGATCCGCACGCACGCAGCGGCAATCCGCATCATCGACAAGCAAGGCCCGCTGAACAATCCGGCGGACCGCGACCATTGCATCCAGTACATAGTCGCCGTGCCGCTCATCTTCGGCCGCCTGACCGCCGGGGATTACGAAGACACCGTCGCCCGCGACCCGCGCATCGATGCGCTGCGCAAGAAGATCGTCTGCGTGGAAGACCCGCAGTTCACCAAGGATTACCACGACCCGGAGAAGCGTTCGATCGCCAATGGGATCACCGTCCGGTTCAAGGGCAAGACGGCGCCCAACGAAAGGGCGCTCAAGGAGGTCGTGGTGGAGTACCCGATCGGCCACAGGCGGCGGCGCAAGGAAGGCATGCCGCTGCTGCTCGAGAAGTTCAGGACCAACCTGGCCCGCCGCTTTCCGGCCAGGCAGCAGGACGCCATCCTGCGCGCTTCGCTGGACCAGAAAGCGCTCGAGGCCATGCCGGTCAACGAGTATGTCGATTTGTACGTGATTTGA
- the prpB gene encoding methylisocitrate lyase, whose protein sequence is MTLAPQASPGARFRQALADESPLQIVGAINANHALLAKRAGYRAIYLSGGGVAAGSLGLPDLGISGLDDVLTDVRRITDVCDVPLLVDVDTGFGASAFNVARTTRSLIKFGAAAMHIEDQVGAKRCGHRPNKEIVSKDEMVDRIKAAVDARTDPGFVVMARTDALAVEGLDRAIERAVACVEAGADAIFPEAMTDLSMYRRFVDAMKVPVLANITEFGQTPLFTRDELASAGVAMILYPLSAFRAMNKAAENVYAAIRRDGTQKNVVDAMQTRMELYDSIGYHDYEAKLDALFAQSRG, encoded by the coding sequence ATGACCCTCGCCCCGCAAGCCAGCCCCGGCGCCCGCTTCCGCCAGGCCCTGGCCGACGAATCGCCGCTGCAGATCGTCGGCGCCATCAACGCCAACCACGCGCTGCTCGCCAAGCGCGCCGGCTACCGCGCGATCTACCTGTCGGGCGGCGGCGTGGCGGCCGGCTCGCTGGGCCTGCCCGACCTCGGCATCTCGGGCCTGGACGACGTGCTGACCGACGTGCGCCGCATCACCGACGTGTGCGACGTGCCGCTGCTGGTGGACGTCGATACCGGCTTCGGCGCCTCGGCGTTCAACGTGGCGCGCACAACCCGCTCGCTCATCAAGTTCGGCGCGGCGGCCATGCATATCGAGGACCAGGTGGGCGCCAAGCGCTGCGGCCATCGGCCCAACAAGGAGATCGTCTCGAAGGACGAGATGGTCGACCGCATCAAGGCCGCCGTCGATGCCCGCACCGATCCGGGCTTCGTGGTGATGGCGCGCACCGACGCGCTGGCCGTGGAAGGCCTGGACCGCGCCATCGAGCGCGCCGTGGCCTGCGTGGAAGCCGGCGCGGATGCGATCTTCCCCGAGGCGATGACCGACCTGTCGATGTACCGCCGCTTCGTCGATGCGATGAAGGTGCCGGTGCTGGCCAACATCACCGAATTCGGCCAGACGCCGCTGTTCACGCGCGACGAGCTGGCCTCGGCGGGCGTGGCGATGATCCTGTACCCGCTGTCGGCGTTCCGCGCCATGAACAAGGCCGCCGAGAACGTCTACGCCGCCATCCGCCGCGACGGCACGCAGAAGAACGTGGTCGACGCCATGCAGACGCGCATGGAGCTGTACGACAGCATCGGCTACCACGACTACGAAGCCAAGCTGGACGCACTGTTCGCGCAGAGCCGCGGCTGA